Proteins encoded within one genomic window of Pongo pygmaeus isolate AG05252 chromosome 4, NHGRI_mPonPyg2-v2.0_pri, whole genome shotgun sequence:
- the PELO gene encoding protein pelota homolog — protein MKLVRKNIEKDNAGQVTLVPEEPEDMWHTYNLVQVGDSLRASTIRKVQTESSTGSVGSNRVRTTLTLCVEAIDFDSQACQLRVKGTNIQENEYVKMGAYHTIELEPNRQFTLAKKQWDSVVLERIEQACDPAWSADVAAVVMQEGLAHICLVTPSMTLTRAKVEVNIPRKRKGNCSQHDRALERFYEQVVQAIQRHIHFDVVKCILVASPGFVREQFCDYMFQQAVKTDNKLLLENRSKFLQVHASSGHKYSLKEVLCDPTVASRLSDTKAAGEVKALDDFYKMLQHEPDRAFYGLKQVEKANEAMAIDTLLISDELFRHQDVATRSRYVRLVDSVKENAGTVRIFSSLHVSGEQLSQLTGVAAILRFPVPELSDQEDDSSSEED, from the exons ATGAAGCTCGTGAGGAAGAACATCGAGAAAGACAATGCGGGCCAGGTGACCCTGGTCCCCGAGGAGCCTGAGGACATGTGGCACACTTACAACCTCGTGCAGGTGGGCGACAGCCTGCGCGCCTCCACCATCCGCAAGGTACAGACAGAGTCCTCCACGGGCAGCGTGGGCAGCAATCGGGTCCGCACTACCCTCACTCTCTGCGTGGAGGCCATCGACTTCGACTCTCAAGCCTGCCAGCTGCGGGTTAAGGGGACCAACATCCAAGAGAATGAGTATGTCAAGATGGGGGCTTACCACACCATCGAGCTGGAGCCCAACCGCCAGTTCACCCTGGCCAAGAAGCAGTGGGATAGTGTGGTACTGGAGCGCATCGAGCAGGCCTGTGACCCAGCCTGGAGCGCTGATGTGGCGGCTGTGGTCATGCAGGAAGGCCTCGCCCATATCTGCTTAGTCACTCCCAGCATGACCCTCACTCGGGCCAAGGTGGAGGTGAACATCCCTAGGAAAAGGAAAGGCAATTGCTCTCAGCATGACCGGGCCTTGGAGCGGTTCTATGAACAGGTGGTCCAGGCTATCCAGCGCCACATACACTTTGATGTTGTAAAGTGCATCCTGGTGGCCAGCCCAGGATTTGTGAGGGAGCAGTTCTGCGACTACATGTTTCAACAAGCAGTGAAGACCGACAACAAACTGCTCCTGGAAAACCGGTCCAAATTTCTTCAG GTACATGCCTCCTCCGGACACAAGTACTCCCTGAAAGAGGTCCTTTGTGACCCTACTGTAGCTAGCCGCCTTTCAGACACTAAAGCTGCTGGGGAAGTCAAAGCCTTGGATGACTTCTATAAAATGTTACAACATGAACCGGATCGAGCTTTCTATGGACTCAAGCAGGTGGAGAAGGCCAATGAAGCCATGGCAATTGACACATTGCTCATCAGCGATGAGCTCTTCAGGCATCAGGATGTAGCCACACGGAGCCGGTATGTGAGGCTGGTGGACAGTGTGAAAGAGAATGCAGGCACCGTTAGGATATTCTCTAGTCTTCACGTTTCTGGGGAACAGCTCAGCCAGTTGACTGGGGTCGCTGCCATTCTCCGCTTCCCCGTTCCCGAACTCTCTGACCAAGAAGATGATTCCAGTTCTGAAGAGGATTAA